The DNA sequence acaaGAACACGTATTAAAGCCAAATATTGCTCTTAAAGTCAAAAgaatattatgaagatgattgaaACTACGGTTCTGTCCATGAAGATAGATCGAGAGTCTTTTGCGTAAGATTTCGGATATAGTCTTAGACAACTACATGTAGAATCAGTTAAAGAGTTTCTAGAACTCAATGAATTGTCAAATTATTAAAGCTTGGTTGTACTATTTACACTTTTGTTGGGTAAtactctattctctctctcttcattactTTGCATTCACATTACAATAGTAGAAGTTAGTTGGACTGTGTTTGGCTTGATTACTAGGTTGACTCCAGgatgatttacttttttacttttgtattgTGATTAGTTACTTTCAAAGATATGTATTCCTGCGGCTTTATTAATACCATTAAAAGGTGAGcaatttggttttggttgttgaaatTGGGTTAAAGATTAGtggttttgtttataatttCTTTAAGAACATTTATAAGATTGGTGAAATTGTTTGCTCTGCTCCAGAAGAGCAGCAACAGAAATAGTACTTCGTTTGAGGAGAAGATTTATACTGCTGGATGTatatctatgatttcttgatacTTCCAGgtccattattttttttttcatttatattcTATTCCTATGAACATGTCGTATTTACCTTCTTCAAAAttgagtatttgatcataaagAGTGAGGCTTTGGTTATGCTGTTTTGCTTTCTTGTGTTTGTGCTGCACAACTTAAATCTGACCTGTGTCTTTGTTTTTTATAAATTCACATATGGACTCCCTGCAATCTTGAATCAAGCGCGTCTAGAGTCTTTAGATCTTTTATCTATATGCTTTGTATTGAATAGGGTGCTTAATTTTAGTACAATTAACAACATGCTATTTTTGAATGATGTGAACATGATTAAAGAGGCTTTTGATGGTTTATATGTGTCTTTATTCAGTTTATTGCTTACATTGagctatacttttttttttaaatcgaaACATACTTTTgctataaattgaaaaaaaaaaaaaggactaagcactaaagaaaagaaaaaaagagatttTACTGTTGCTTGCAAAATTAGTTGCTCACACTGGGATTATGCAAGGTGCAAATtacatttttaatttaaatttttcacAAGATGCATTTTTGTGACGTCAAATGCAAGTGTGTTCTTTGCTGCAATCTTGATAGTTTTAATGCATCTTAATAAGAGATGGTCACTCCCAATTATAAGAATGCTGAAAGATGAGTGCATGTTTATTTTCTTAACTGTCAGATAATATGGTCTCACACTTTAGCTTTCATTATGTTCAGAATTCTTTGAACATTCATTTTGGGATTGAGAGAGTATATAGAAGGAACAAGTATTCTGGTAACAAGTCGTCAAGTagtttatttcttatttttttacataGGTTGTATTTTGCttcgtttaattttttttcgaCCTTTTCAAATGCGTTAATGAAGTCTAAACTATGAGCCTTCATTCCTGAACCCAAAACTGTTGAAAATATTAATGATCTGCTACTTTCGTCTTAGGTTGCTGATAACCTGCTTCATCAAGCTACTAGCAATTTAGAAGCAATGTTTAATTAGTTTTGGTAGTTTTATGATTAGTTTTGAGGATTTTattgttcttttgtttgatttttgcaGATTCTATTTTACTGGTTGTTTTGGCGCCACTGTTCTGTTGTCTGTTGTTTAGTGCTATCTTCATCTGTTATTGTGATTTAGGTGAGTTTTATTATATCAGTTACTGATTTTGGTTGTGTGCATTATCTTCgttattttcttttatgtttaCTTTATCACACTTATATACACATGATAATGTCAAATTCTTTATATATTGGTTTCCCATTTTGTAGATGCTCATAACAGTGTGCTGTCGAATTCGTCAAGTGGTTTGGATTCAGGTAATCTCATATTTAAACTTTTTTGGTTAGCAATTTTTGGAGTTATAAGTAATTGAGGTTGAATGTTTGTTATTGTTGTACCTTTAAAACTAAGCATAAGATTTTATTTGGTGAAAATAATGTTTTTAATCTAATATGTTTCGCTTATAGCATATGATTCTGCTTTAACAGTTTGTTGATTAAATATTCTTTCTAGAGtttgttgattttttattttttttatttttttaatgatttaTGCTTAATTGGTTGCTAAATGACTGTCAAAGCCTCAAATTGTAGCATGTTTGAAACTATTTCCTTTATGTTCAGCATGTTTATATGGTTTGGAATTTCGGTTTGTTAGATATATGATAGTTTTAGAGATATCTGATTTATTTAGTTTCTGACTATGGTTACTTGAATACCTATTAAAAGTGTAAATAGTTCTTGCTTTTCGTTGGTTCTGTCTACATCTCACAGTTTCAAAATTGTGGCCAGAATCAATAatcttcatgatttttgaggTCTTCattgctttgattttttttttcttatgttcCGTAAGTGTAATATTTTGTGTGTAATCTAATGGAAAATCTGTTTTTACTTATCAGTACATCTGAACAGTATGTATAATGCAATCAACAAAATTAACTTTACGTATGAGTACATATTAGCATTTAGCAGTACTAAAATGTgtaaaaattttaaatacagTTATGGCTCCGAAGACCCGGGCGACAAGGAAAAAAAGGTTCTTAGAAGGAGATTGCAGTGCTGCTAATTTATACTGTGCTGAAAGTCATGATAAAAGTTTATCAACTCGGGGAGATATGCGAGAAATGAGCAATGATCAAACTTTTGTTGCCTCTATAGCTGAAAGCCCTTTTTCTCATGAAGACAGAACAAGTAATTAGAAATTGTTACTTTACATCAATAGTTTGAACCAAATTTATATTCCACTTCAAAATTCAATATAATTTGCATTTACGTTGTGTAAATTCTGTTTACATGCAGTGGTGCAgccaacaacaaaaagaaaacggGTTTTGAAAAATGTAGGCAGATTGGGACATGACGACAAACAAGTTAGAAATAATCAACAAAATGTTAATATAGCTGCAAACCAAGGTGTTACTGGAAATCAAGATTTGTTTGCTGCTATAAATTCAGACAATGACACTACAAGTGCAATGGGTAAAATTTATTTCTATTCATATTTATAAAATTATTTTATCTTACTGATATTATAAGCAACTTTTTTCTAATTTGGATACAGTCGAGGGCTCATCTACTTTCGGTCAGGCGTTGTATCAAAGAAGCAAACAAggttataaattatttatttcacATTTTTCCATTTGCTTTGAAAAATTTTAGACATAAATTATTCAATGACATCTAATTACAATTGCAGAATCGAATCTAAGCTATAAGGATTTGGGTGACAATGTTTTCACATGTAATCATTGCAGCGCATGTTTTTGGTCAGAAGAAGCAAACAAACAACTGTCTAAAAAGCAACATCTCATTTATACCAATTGTTGCAAATGGACAAGTTAAACTTCAACAATCCAATCCAGCACCAAGTTTTCTTCAGAAAATTTTAGATCCACAAAATGTTCCAGAAAGTACATTATTTAGACAGAATATTAGAGTTTATAATTCAATGTTCTCTTTTACATCAATGGGAGCAACAATTGATCGAAGTAGAAATAATGGATCAGGTCCTTATGTTTTCAAAATAAGTGGTCAGGTACATCATTTAATGGGATCTATCTTACCTCCTGATGGTGAATGTCCTAAGTATGCACAATTATATGTATATGATACAAAAAATGAGGTTTCAAATCATATCAATGTTATTGATCCTACTCATGAAAATGAAAACATCAAACCAGAGATTGTGCAAGGACTTATTACGATGTTTGATCAAACTAATGAGTTGGTACAAATTTATCGAATGGCTAGAGATAAATATGAACATCGTTCTTTGCCTTCATTCAATATGACTATGCTCAGTCGCCGACCAACTGATAGCAAACAATATGAAGAGCCAACAAATGAAGAAATTGGAGGTTTAATTGTCGGTGACATTGGAGAGTTTAACTCAAATAAAGACATAATTGTTGAATCCAATGATGGGAGATTACAACGGATTTCTAGAATACATCCCAAGTACATGTCATTACAATATCCAATTCTTTTTCCATATGGTGAAGATGGATATAAACATGATATTCCAATGCAACAAAATACAGcaaatcacaaacaaaaaagagagagaatatcAATGTGTAGTTATATTGCATATCAAATTCAAGAtagaaataatgaagaaaaCACTTTATTAAAAGGTGGGCGATTGTTCCAACAATTTTTAGTTGACTCTTATGCAACTGTTGAAGAAGACCGTTTGAACTGGATTAGAAATAATCAACAAAATTTCAGAAGTGAAGTTTACAAAAATATTTGCAATGTTGCTTCAACTGGAATTAATGACGGTCGTGATCTAGGACAAAAAGTTATTTTGCCAAGCTCCGATAATGGAAGTCCTAGATATATGATAAATAATTATCAAGATGCCATGGCAATTTGTAGACAATACGGCAATCCTGATCTATTTATAACTTTTACTTGCAATGTTAAATGGCCCGAAATAGTGAGATACTTTGAAAACATACCTGGATATAAACCAGAAGATAGGCCTGATATAATTTCAAGaatttttaaaatgaaattgcaAGATATGATTGCTTATGTTAAATCTGGAGAGCCTTTTGGAAAAATTGAAGCAGGTAATTGTTCAAAAATCATTCtactttattcttttttttattttattttactgcATCTAaccttttatttgtttatttatttatttttaatgcaGATGTTTGCACAATAGAGTTTCAGAAAAGAGGACTACCTCATGTCCATATGCTATTTTGGTTGAAAAGAAACTACAAATGTTATACAGCTACTGATATAGATTCTATTATTTCAGCAGAATTACCAGACAAAAAAGTTAATCCCGAACTTTTTAAAATAGTTAGTGAATTCATGATTCATGGACCTTGCggacaaataaattcaaaatctccttgCATGCGAGATGGAAGATGTTCTAAATTTTTTCCAAAAGCATACAACACAAATATTAGATTTGAAGCAAATGCGCCACCAACATATAGGCGACGTGACGATGGCACGAACTTTGTGATAAAAAATGGTGTGCATGTCGGGAATAATTTTGTTGTACCCTACAATCCAAATTTATTATTAAGATACAACGCTCATATCAATGTTGAATCATGCTCTCAATCTATGCTCATTAAATATCTATTCAAGTATATTAATAAAGGTTCAGATCGAGCTCGGGTTTTGTTACATCAAAATCTAAACGATGAAATTCAAAGCTATCTCAATTGTCTTTATTTGAGTCCCCATGAATATGTGTGGAGATTGTTTAACTATGCaattcattctagacatcctgcAGTTGAACATCTACAAATTCATATGCCTTCAGAACAAAATATCATTTTTAACGAATCTCAATCTCTTGAATCAGTAATAAATTATAGGAGTACGCAAGATACTACTCTCACTGGATGGTTTAAAGCAAATAAGACTTACCCTGAAGCAATCAGATTAACTTACACAGAATTTCCAACTAAATTTGTttgggacaatcgcaacaaatCTTGGAAACCCAGAAAACGATGTGAAACCATCGGCAGAATAGCAAATGTGAATCCTGCATTAAGTGAATTATATTACATGAGAATGCTATTAAATATCCAAAAAGGTTGTCGTGATTTCGATTCAATAAAAACGATTAATGGTATCACACATCCATCTTATCAAGAAGCCTGCCGAGCTTTAGGTTTATTGGGCGATGACAAATAATGGATTGAAGCATTGACTAATTCTTCACATGTTGCAACAGCTTCAGAAATGTGACAACTTTTTGTTACAATAATTTTGTTCTGTGATGTTGCAAATCCCCAAATGCTATTAGATTCACATTGGTCAAACATGTCTGATGATATTTTACACAAGGCTCGAACTAAACTCGGAACTCCAAATGTAATTATACCAGAATCAGAATTAAAAAATAGCCTTTTATTCGAATTAGAGCAAATATTTAACATGTCATCCACatcattgaaaaatcatcaattgCCAATGTATGATACAAATAAGATGCTGGAGCTAAAAAAcaaattattaagagaagaactAGATTATGATTGTCTTGCATTGAAACATCAACATGCAAATTTAGTGGCCCAATTAAATACATGTCAAAAAATTGTGTACAATGCAGTTATTAAAGCCATCGAAGAAAAAACATCAAACGCGTTTTTTGTGCATGGCCATGGAGGAACCGGCAAAACTTTTTTGTGGCATACTATATAAGCAAACTAAGATCTGAAGGAAAAATTATTTTAGCTGTtgcttcatctggaattgcttcGCTATTACTTCCAAAAGGCAGAACTGCTCATTCTCGATTTAAAATACCACTCATAGTAAATAATTTATCAATATGTCCAATAAAAAAAGGCACTCATCTTGCAAAATTACTGGACATAacagaattaattatttgggacGAAGCTCCAATGTGTAATAAACATTGTTTCGAAGCACTTGATAAATCCCTTCGCGATATTCTATCACATCCAAACAATATGCAAATCAACAAACCATTTGGTGGTAAACCTCTTTTATTGGGTGGAGACTTCAGACAAATTCTACCAGTTGTTGCAGGAGGAACTAAAGAGCAGATAATTGAAGCTTCATTAAACAGTTCATACCTTTGGTCATCATTTAAAATATTTCAACTAacagaaaatatgagattaTCAAAAAAAGATTTAACAGATGAggataaaaagaaaatatcaatTTTTGCAAATTGGCTATTACAAGTTGGAGAAGGTTGTATACATTCAATTGATGATGAAAACGATAGAGATACATCTTGGATCTAAATTCCAGACGATTTGCGTATTAACTCTTATAACAATCCAATAGAATCAATTTTTCTTGCAACTTATTCAAATTTtgacatcaattacaataacttTAATTATTTGAGAGAACGTGCAATTGTTACGCCTCGAAATACCACAGTTCGAGATATAAATGATTATGCTATAAATTTATTACCAGGTGATAAAACAACTTACTTAAGTTCTGACacaattttgataaattctgGAAGTAATGAAAATATCAATGTTTTATATCCTACGGAATTTTTGAATAAACTTGAGTTCAACGGATTACCGTCGCATAAATTAACTTTAAAAATCGGAATGCCTATCATGTTACTAAGAAACTTAAATCAAACAACTGGCTTATGCAATGGTACAAGATTAATAATAACAAAGTTATTTGATAGACTAATAGAAGCAAAAATATTAACAGGAAATAATATAGGATACAAATGTTTCATACCCAGAATTGTTCTTACTGCATCTGAAAATAAATGGccattcatttttaaaagacgCCAATTCCGAATTCGACCATGTTATGCTATGACGATTAACAAAAGTCAAGGCCAATCACTAAATCAAGTAGGCATATATCTACCTGAACCTGTTTTCACTCATGTACAATTATATGTTGCGCTATCAAGAGCTACGTCGAAAGATGGTctaaaaattttaataaataataacaatGATATGTCAAATAAATATACTAAAAATATCGTTTACAAAGATGTTCTACAAAATCTGTAAATAAAAGCCTATAATGAACTACATATTTACAAAGATTACAAATGCTGAACTACATCTAGTTTCTCTTGATATGTCTAACTACACATACCGAGGTACCAGAAAGAAGTAGAGAGACATTTCTAATGGGTTCCTTAACATTAGGCAAAACACAAATTTGGTAAGGAGTTGATCCATCAAAGAGGAAGGGATCCCGTTCGGCCACGTATTTTCATAAGGctgcacattttttttcttcatgatGCTGCACATGCGAATGTTGATTAGTTAAAATTGTTTCCAGGTGGGAAATCTAAATGAGCAAAGATCAAAAAGGT is a window from the Rosa chinensis cultivar Old Blush chromosome 2, RchiOBHm-V2, whole genome shotgun sequence genome containing:
- the LOC112184854 gene encoding uncharacterized protein LOC112184854, whose amino-acid sequence is MAPKTRATRKKRFLEGDCSAANLYCAESHDKSLSTRGDMREMSNDQTFVASIAESPFSHEDRTMVQPTTKRKRVLKNVGRLGHDDKQVRNNQQNVNIAANQGVTGNQDLFAAINSDNDTTSAMVEGSSTFGQALYQRSKQESNLSYKDLGDNVFTCNHCSACFWSEEANKQLSKKQHLIYTNCCKWTS